The following proteins come from a genomic window of Neptunomonas concharum:
- a CDS encoding ABC transporter substrate-binding protein, with protein sequence MFNCGKKRLLAAVLATAVSSVAQAKTELTMYYPVAVGGALTKVVDAIIADFETQNPDIDVTAIYAGNYNDARVKALAALQSGQPAQLSVMFSIDVHELMDLDAIIPFDEVVTSVEDKAWLQSFYPALMKNGQVNGKTWGVPFQRSTIVMYYNKDMFREAGLNPDHAPATWTELVNMGKKLTKHDVNGQTTQWGAMIPSTGYPYWMFGALAKQNSQVLMNQAGTETYFDKPEVIEALAFWKSLGSEHKIMPEGTIEWGTLRQNFLEQKTAIMWHSTGNLTSVKKNATFDFGVSMLPANTEMGSPTGGGNFYLFKKSTPEERQAALKLVKFMTAPEQAAKWSIETGYMGVSPASYNTEALKNYVKSFPPAAVARDQLEHATAELATHQAGRVRKLLDDAIQSTLTNQQSAEEALKSAQKQADRILKRYK encoded by the coding sequence ATGTTTAATTGTGGCAAAAAGCGTTTGTTGGCAGCCGTACTAGCAACGGCAGTATCCAGTGTTGCACAGGCAAAAACCGAATTAACCATGTACTACCCCGTTGCTGTGGGTGGGGCGCTTACCAAAGTGGTTGACGCTATTATTGCCGACTTTGAAACACAAAATCCCGATATTGATGTCACAGCCATTTATGCAGGTAACTATAACGATGCACGCGTAAAAGCATTAGCTGCGTTACAAAGTGGGCAGCCGGCACAACTGTCAGTCATGTTCTCAATCGATGTCCATGAATTGATGGATCTAGATGCGATTATTCCATTTGATGAAGTGGTAACCAGTGTCGAAGACAAAGCTTGGTTACAAAGCTTTTATCCTGCGCTTATGAAAAATGGCCAAGTAAATGGCAAAACATGGGGCGTGCCTTTTCAACGCTCTACCATTGTTATGTATTACAACAAGGATATGTTTCGCGAAGCAGGCCTCAATCCTGACCATGCGCCAGCTACATGGACAGAGTTGGTCAATATGGGTAAAAAGCTAACTAAGCACGATGTAAATGGCCAAACAACCCAATGGGGGGCAATGATCCCATCGACGGGTTACCCCTACTGGATGTTTGGTGCATTAGCTAAACAAAACAGCCAAGTGCTGATGAACCAAGCAGGGACTGAAACCTATTTTGATAAGCCCGAAGTGATAGAAGCCTTAGCATTTTGGAAGTCACTGGGCTCAGAACACAAAATTATGCCTGAGGGCACGATTGAGTGGGGTACGCTGCGTCAGAATTTTCTTGAGCAGAAAACAGCCATTATGTGGCACTCAACTGGTAACCTAACTAGCGTTAAGAAAAATGCCACGTTTGATTTTGGTGTATCCATGCTTCCTGCGAACACAGAGATGGGTTCACCAACAGGGGGCGGTAACTTCTACCTGTTCAAAAAATCTACGCCAGAAGAGCGCCAAGCGGCATTGAAATTAGTGAAGTTCATGACTGCCCCAGAACAAGCCGCGAAATGGAGTATAGAAACCGGCTACATGGGCGTAAGTCCTGCTTCTTATAATACAGAAGCTCTGAAAAACTATGTGAAAAGCTTCCCACCTGCTGCGGTTGCTCGCGACCAACTCGAGCATGCGACAGCGGAGCTTGCTACTCATCAAGCTGGCCGTGTTCGTAAACTGCTGGACGATGCTATTCAGTCAACCCTGACTAATCAGCAATCTGCTGAAGAGGCTTTGAAGTCCGCTCAGAAACAAGCTGATCGC